The following proteins are encoded in a genomic region of Clostridia bacterium:
- a CDS encoding arginine decarboxylase, pyruvoyl-dependent encodes MLPIPTRFALVSGAAEGREPLTAFDAALLAAGVGDVNLLKVSSILPPGCREVERIPLPPGALVPIAYGAIRSTERGARLAAAVAVGLGAPGKPGVIVEHTLRGSREDAERIVRGMVVEAFANRLRGEPSEIRVASAEHVVERTGCAFAGVVLWYD; translated from the coding sequence ATGTTGCCCATACCGACGCGCTTCGCCCTGGTGAGCGGGGCGGCGGAGGGCCGTGAGCCCCTCACGGCCTTTGATGCCGCGCTGCTGGCCGCGGGCGTCGGCGACGTCAACCTGCTCAAGGTTTCCAGCATCCTGCCGCCCGGCTGCCGGGAGGTCGAGCGCATCCCGTTGCCCCCGGGGGCGCTCGTGCCCATCGCGTATGGCGCGATCCGATCCACGGAGAGGGGCGCGCGGCTGGCGGCCGCGGTGGCCGTGGGCCTGGGCGCCCCGGGAAAGCCGGGCGTGATCGTGGAGCACACGCTGCGCGGCTCCAGGGAGGACGCGGAACGGATCGTCCGGGGGATGGTCGTGGAAGCGTTCGCCAACCGGCTGCGGGGCGAGCCGTCCGAGATCCGCGTCGCATCGGCGGAGCACGTGGTGGAGCGGACCGGCTGCGCCTTCGCGGGCGTCGTGCTCTGGTACGACTGA